Genomic DNA from Marinobacter sp. LV10MA510-1:
AAACCAATAGGCCCATTCACATTCTCCACATTTCCACCGAAGAAGAACTTGCGTTTCTCGCGGAGCACAAGGATATCGTAACGGTGGAGGCATTGCCCCAACACCTGACGATGGTCGCACCCGATTGCTATGAGCAGCTCGGTACGCTCGCACAGATGAATCCGCCCATACGATCCCTTCGACACAGGGACGCGCTCTGGCGCGGAATAAACAACGGCCTAATCGATGTCTTGGGCAGTGATCACGCCCCGCATACATGGCAAGAAAAGCAGCTTCCTTATCCCGATACACCCAGCGGTATGACCGGTGTACAAACTCTGCTTCCCGTAATGCTGAACCATGTGAACGAGGAAAGAACCAGCTTGTCGCGTATCGTTGATTTGCTTTGTAGCGGGCCCGCCCGTGTCTTTGGGATGGTTGGCAAAGGTCGTATTGCGGTTGGGAACGATGCTGATTTCACCATCGTAGATCTGCAGGCAACCCGAACGGTCAGGGATGAGGATATGGCCAGTATGTCAGGATGGAGCCCCTACGCTGGTGTTACGTTAACGGGGTGGCCTGAAATAACCATTATCTCTGGCAAGCCCGTTATGCGTTCCGGCCAGTTGATCGGTCAGCCTGGGGGCCGCCCCATCGTTTTTCGCAATGAATTACGAAACCGGGAGCCATCAGAACAGACAATAGGAGGTGTCCCTGGTGGCCGATGACGGGCAAAGTGGTACTGACAGATCTTTCTTCTCGGACCGCATCAGTATTGAACAAGTGGAGGAAGGGCATACTCTGGCTCCGAAGTTTGATTCATCGGGGCTCATCACGTGTGTGACGACCCATGCTGATTCCGGTGAGGTGCTCATGCTGGGGTACATGAACGAAGACGCATTGACTCGCACCATTGAGTCGGGAGAAGCGCATTACTGGAGCCGGTCAAGGCAACAACTCTGGCACAAAGGAGGCACCAGTGGACACATCCAGACTGTTGTCGAAATACGAATAGATGATGATCAGGATGCCGTATGGCTGCGAGTTCGGTTGCGAGGCAGGCAGGCTAGCTGCCACGTTGGTTACAGGTCTTGTTTTTACCGGACGATAAACTGGAACAAGGCGCAATCGGCCCCGACACTGAGCTTCATTGAAACTGGAAAAGTGTTTGATCCGTCAGAGATCTATGGCGACGCACCTAATCCCACCATTCTATAACGTTTTTCATCATGAACGTCGCAACCTTTTTATGCGAGCGTTTAATTGTAATGTTATAACGTATTAATAAAATAGTCAGGAGAGCTTAATGAATAAAGTTCCGGTTACAGTCCTCACCGGCTATCTCGGTGCTGGCAAAACAACACTGCTTAATCGCATCCTCTCGGAACAGCACGGCAAGCGCTACGCCGTGATTGTTAATGAATTTGGCGAGATTGGCATCGATAACGACCTGGTTGTTGGGGCGGACGAAGAAGTGTTCGAAATGAACAACGGCTGCATCTGCTGTACCGTCCGGGGCGATCTGATCCGAATTATTTCAGGTTTGATGAAACGCCTGAAAGGCTTTGACGCCATCATTCTTGAGACAACAGGAATTGCCGATCCGGCGCCGGTGGCGCAAACATTCTTCGTAGACGATGAGGTGAGGGCGAAAACGTCATTGGACGCCGTGGTAACGGTGGTTGATGCCAAGAACCTGCCAGCGCGACTGGCTGACAGTTCAGAGGCAGCCGAGCAGATAGCGTTTGCCGATGTCATCCTGCTTAATAAAGTCGACCTGGTGTCTGAGGAGGAACGTAAAGCACTTGAGAGTCGCATCCTGGGCATGAACCCCTATGCCCGAATTATTCCTAGCAACTACTGCGATGTGCCGCTTGACCAGATTCTCAATCTAGGAAGCTTTGATCTGGAAAGGATCGTCGCGCTGGAGCCCGGGTTTCTCACCGAAGATCACGACCACGAGCACGACGATACGATAAAAAGTATTTCACTGAAGAGCAACGTTCCCCTAGATTCGGACCGATTCGAATCCTGGATAATGGAGGTGCTGCGCACCCAGGGCGTGGATATTCTTCGGTGTAAAGGCATTCTGGATTTGGTCGGCATGGATCAGCGGTATGTTTTCCAGAGTGTTCATATGCTTGCTGATGGCACTGCCACACAGCCCTGGCGAGCTGACGAAAAGCGCGAAAGTCGCCTTGTGTTCATCGGCCGTGACCTTGATGAAACAGCCTTAACGGCAGGATTCAGCGCCTGTAAAGCAGGCACCGTCCATGGCTAAGGCACCGTCTCTGATTGAACGCCTCGGTCGGGTCTGGCAACTATCAGATCATGTGGTCGCTTGCCGTTTTGAGCGATCGGGTGCCCTGGCATTCGCACTGGGCGACGGCTCGCTAACCATCATTCCGCATGCGGATGGCGAACCACTGACAGTGCAGGCGCATGCAGGGGGCTGTCTGAGCCTGGCTGCGGCTCCGGGCGGTGGGTTTATCAGTGGCGGTGACGATGGACGGTTCCTGGCAATATCCGTGGCCGGAGAAGTGACGGAACTGGCCAACTACCCCGGTCGTTGGCTAGACAATGTGAGCAGTCATCCGGCCGGCGTCATTGCCTGCTCCGAAGGCAAGCGTTTACATCTGACCCGTATCGGCAAACCCACGATCAGTTTCGAGTATCCCAGCACCGTAGGCGGTTTTTGTTTTTCCCCGGATGGCAAGCGAGTCGCCGTGGCTCATTATGGTGGCGTGAGTATACGCGCCGTTAACGACCAACACTCCGGAGTGCTGGCGTTGAAGTGGGCAGGCTCGCACCTGGACGTGACCTGGAGCCCGGATTCAAGATTTATCCTATCGGCAATGCAGGAGAACTGCATTCGAGGTTGGCGCCTTAAGGACAAACAGGACTTTCACATGAGCGGATATGCCAGCAAGGTAAAATCCTGGGCCTGGGTGGCTGGTGGGCGTTACCTGGCAACCAGTGGCGCCGATGTTATCCCGTGCTGGCCGTTTAGCGGTCGCAAAGGCCCCTTGGGCAAAGCGCCTGTCTCCTTGGGTTATGCCGAATCCGGACGGGTCACGGCCGTTGCTGCGGCACCCGACTATCCATTGGTGGCTGCAGGTTACGATGACGGGCTCGTGCTAGTTACCCAACTGGCTGATGGTGATGACAATGAGCAGGCTGCAGTCATCAAGCCGGCCGGGGGTGGCGGCGTTACCGATATCGCCTGGGCGCTCGACGGGAAATATCTCGCGGTAGCAACGGAGCAGGGGTTTGCCGGTATTCTGCCAACAGCCGCTTAATATTTGCCAGCTCGGTCCCCGAAAAGTGGTGTGAAAATTGCTGGATCAAAGAGTGTCAGTATGAAAATCACCAAAGCAGTGCCAACTAATATCATCACCGGATTCCTCGGGGTGGGTAAAACCACTGCCATTTTGCACCTGCTGGCCAATAAGCCCGCCAATGAGCGTTGGGCGGTATTGGTCAATGAGTTCGGCGAAATAGGTATCGACGGCGGTTTGATGGCTGGAGGCCAGGGGGCTCAAACCGGCGTTTTTATCCGCGAGGTACCCGGGGGCTGCATGTGTTGCGTTTCAGGTTTGCCCATGCAAATGGCGTTGAACAGATTATTGATGGCCACAAATCCAGACCGGTTGCTCATCGAACCGACGGGGTTAGGGCACCCTCAGGAAGTGATTGAGTCGCTGAACCAGCCGCATTACGCCACCGTTATTGACTTGAGAGCGACGCTGACCTTGGTTGATCCTCGACGCATACGAGATTCGCGTTATACCCAGAACGCCACATTCACCCAGCAAATTGCAGTAGCCGATGTACTCGTGGCGAATAAGTCCGATCAGTGTACGGATGACGACTTTTCTTCCCTGAATGCTTACCTGGTGGAAAAAGCCAGTCACGAAAAGCCGTTGTATCGCGTGAGTTTCGGGGAGATCCCGTTCGCGGCTCTTTTGGTCCCTTCTGCCCACACAACGCCTAAGCCTGACCCGTCCAGGCGCTTCACGATGCCCGCATTATCACAAAACGCCTTTGGGCAACCTGAATCCACAGAGCGTTCAGATCACAAGCCATTGCCTGAGGGTGATTACATTAAAATCAAAAAACACGCTGACGGTTTCACGTCGGTTGGCTGGCGTTTTCACGCCAGCATTCTGTTTGATAGAGGCCGGCTGTTTGAGCTCTTTTCCGGTCTCACCCTTCAAAGGGTTAAAGCCATATTCATTACGCCAGACGGTGTTTTTGGCTATAACTTCAGTGATCAGGCGTTAACTGAGGTGGAGTTGGACGAGGCACAGGAGAGTTGCATCGAAGGCATCGACAATGACGTGACGGTTTTTGAAGGTTTTGAAGCGGGCCTTCTGGCCTGTAAGGCCCGCGTCAGTTGATGTCTTGACGCTCCTCATCTTTTTCAGTGGTTCGAGTGGATTGCGGCGACCTAATTGCCAAAACAAGATCGGAGCTGATTCGAGACTGCATGGACACCATTTGTTTGCTGACTTGTGCTTTAAAGGAGGCAAGTTCGATATCAGGCACTTTGGCGGCAGTCGGGATATCCGCGGTCAACGGATTAACGGGTTGGCCGTCCACATGAAACTCGAAATGCAGGTGGGGCCCCGTTGAGCGTCCCGAATTTCCGGTAAGCGCTATTTTTTGGCCCCGCTTTATTCTTTGACCTCGTTTGACCAAAACTTTGCTCAAGTGGAGGTAGCGTGTTTCAAAGGTCCCACTGTGATTGATATCAATATATCGCCCGGCAAAGGGGTGATTGCCAACACGCGAGACGACGCCGTCGCCGGTACTTACAATGGATGTGCCGAAAGGTGCTGCGAGATCGACACCGTTATGGGGTGATCGTCTGCCGGTAATCGGATGGAGACGATCAGGACTGAACGGGGAACTTATTCTGAAGCGTTTTTCGGTTGGCCAACGTAAAAATGCCAGCAAAACGCTTTCGCCGGTCGCGTTATAGTAGTTGCCATCGTCGAAGAGAAACGCGTTATAGGCTTTAGGTCCGCGAAGCAGGGATACCGCTTCAATTCGTTGGCGGCCCGTTGGCGTATCGTGAGTCATCTCGCGACCCGTGATAACAGTGAATGTATCGCCTGATCTGAGATCTCGCCGAAAATCGATTTTGCTTTTCAGAAGCTGAGCCACTTCGGCCACCTCGGCTTTACTCAGTCCCGACTTGACGGCGGAGGCATAAAAGCTGCCATTAACGGCCCCTCGGGTAATGGCTGATTGCCAGTGCGTCTCGGATTGCTGTTTGCGGGCGACAAATGCGCCATCGTCCTGGCGGGCAAAGGTAATGGTTCTGGCCGCATCAATGCGCAGTGTTAATGCCTTAAGCGCCCGGTTCCTGTCGTACTTGAACGTAACCCGTTTTCCAGGTTTCAGTGTTTCAAGAGACAGATACTCGACGTCAGCTTCAAGAACCTGGTGCAGCACAGACGCAGGAATACCTTTTAACTCGAAAATGTCACTTAGGGTATCCCCCTTTTTGATCTCATAACCCTGTGTTTCAGTCTCATTGGTAGGCGGAGAGGGCAGGGGTGCGGGTTCAGGCACAAGGGCTAAATGCCCATTCGGCTGAGCATTCAGGGAGCGGGGATTGTCCAGTTGGATTGATACGGCGCCGGAATGCTTTGGTGAAGCGAAAATAGCGACGACAACGAAAATGATCGCCAATGACAATAGGATTTTGTGGGTAAGTGTAAAAAAGTGTCGAAATAACATGGTTGCGAACTGTCTCCCCGAGCTGCCCAGAATCGCCGTTCAGGCATGAGTTTTTTGTGGCCGGATGAAGTACCGGAAAGCGCTGGATACACCGAAAAGAATAGCAACAATACAGACAATTGTTGGGCCTGTCGGGGTGTCCATAACGTAAGACACCTGCAATCCGGCCAGTGAGGCACCGCACCCGATAATCGCTGCAATAATGGCCATGGTTTCTGGCGTTCTGCTGAAGGGGCGAGCTGTCGCTGCCGGTATGATCAGCATGGCGGCAATCAGCAATACTCCCACTACTTTAATGGCCACAGCCACAACAACCGCCAACGATAAGGTGAGAATCATGTTCTCTCGCTTGGGCGAAATGCCACTTGCGCAAGCGAGTTCAGGGTTAACGGTTGATATAAGCAGGGCCGACCAGCGCCAACAAACCAGTGTGAGAACAAGGGCTGCGCCACCCCAAATCACACCAAGGTCAAGGGCGCCCACAGACAGGATGTCACCAAAAAGATAGGCCATCAGGTCGATGCGAATACCCGACAGAAAGGACACTGCCACCAGACCAAAAGCCAGCGAAGAGTGCGACAAGACACCAAGCAGAGTATCCATGGCGTAACCGCGTTCACTCAGAGTTGTAACGGCCAGAGCCATTAACAGCGATACCACCAAAACCCCTGCAAATATTGGCATGGATAACGTAAGTGACAATGCTACCCCCAGAATGGCGGCATGTGCGGTTGCATCGCCGAAAAAAGCCATACGTCGCCAAACAATAAAGCAGCCAAGCGGCGCCGCGGCGATTGCGACACCGAGGCCGGCGAGGGACGCACGGAACATAAAGTCATCGAACATTAAAGAGCTTCCTCGTGCCGGGGAGCCGCATGGTCATGGTGGTGGTAACTCGCGAACATTTCCGCATCATCGAGGCCAAATAATAATCGATATTCGGGGGCGACCTTGACAACCTCAGGCGCGCCTTCGCAACAAATACTGCCGTTCAGGCAGATAACGCGATCCGATGTTCGCATCACAGTGTGCAGCTCATGGCTGACCATCAGGATGGCGCAACCCAGTTCCTGCCGCACCCGCTCAATCTGTCGGTAAAAGTCTGCTGAGCCAGAATGATCCAGCCCTTGGGTGGCCTCATCCAACAAAAGCAGATCGGGTTTCTCTATCAGGGCCCGGGCCAGCAAAACGCGCTGGAACTGCCCTCCGGACAGGGTGCTTAACTGTTGTTTGCCAAGCCCGGACAACCCCGCTTGCTGGAGAGCAGCCTCCATGTCGTCCCTTTGCTGGCGCTTGGGAAGCGATAGAAACCGATAAACCGTCATTGGGAGTGTTTCATCAATATTGAGGCGCTGTGGAACGTAGCCGATGATCTGTTTACTGATCATTTCAACCTGACCGGAGGTCAGTGGCTGGGCGCCGATAATTGCGCGCAGAAGCGTCGATTTTCCTGACCCGTTCGGGCCGACAATCGTCACAATTTCGCCCCGCTCTATATGGATATTAATGTCTTTTAGCACACTGTTTCCGCCAAAACTGACGGACAGGTTTTTGGTGGCAAGGACTCTCATTTGTTTTCCCATCGAAAGCAGGTCTCACACATCCGCACAGGTCTGGAGCATTTTTCAGCTTTCACAACATAAACCTCTTTCCTAGTTAATAGCAATGTTATAACATAACGTTTAAGCAATAAAGCTTCCATGACGAAAAGGCTGAAAAAGAATGAGAAAGCGCCAAAAATTAATGGCTACTGCGTTTATAGCGACCTTGCCGTTTAGTGCAAATGCTGTTCCCAATGTAGCGACCGATGTTACACCCATTCACTCACTGGTGTCGCAAGTCATGGCGGGAGTAGGCAAGCCGGATCTGCTTGTTCAGTCTGGCGCTTCGCCGCATAACTATTCGCTCAGCCCGTCGGAAGCTCAAGCATTACAGGAAGCGGACCTCGTGTTCTGGGTGGGTGAGGGCTTGACACCCTGGCTGGAAAGGTCTCTGGATAACCTGTCTCCCGATTCAAGGAAAGTCGAGTTGCTGGAGGTGGTGGGCACAACAACCTATGCCTTCAGAGAAGGAGCTACGTTCGACGCTCATGATGACAGCGATCATGACAAGGAAAAAGAGGATGGGCACGACGCTCATGATGACCTCCATCATGATGAGAAGACAGAGGATGATCATAATGAAGGCGATCATCATGAACACAGCGGTACGGACCCGCATGCGTGGTTAGATCCCGCCAACGGAAAGGTCTGGCTTGATGTGATAGCAGCGGCTCTGGCAGAAAAAGATCCTGAAAATGCTGCTCAGTATCTTGAAAATGCAGCGACGGGAAAAGCTGACATTGATGCCGCAGTCAGTCGTATTGAAATCACCATAGCTCAGCTCAAAAATAAACAATTCATTGTTTTTCATGATGCTTACCAATACTTTGAAAAACGCTTTGGCATTCCGGCAGCAGGGGCGATCTCGATCGGGGATGCATCAAAACCAAGCCCGGCCCGGATTGCAGAAATCAGGAAAGTTGTGACGGATTTAAACGTAAGCTGTGTGTTCACTGAGCCGCAATACAACCCAGGTATCGTTAAAGCGGTTTTTGGCGGAACGGGTGTTAATACGTCTGGAGTTATTGACCCATTAGGATCAGGCCTGGTTACCGGCGCCAACCTGTACCCTGACTTATTGATCGAGATCGCTGACGGCCTCCAATCATGCCTTGGAGAAAAGTAGGGGGTTACGAACCCTCAACTTGTCTC
This window encodes:
- the hisI gene encoding phosphoribosyl-AMP cyclohydrolase, whose amino-acid sequence is MADDGQSGTDRSFFSDRISIEQVEEGHTLAPKFDSSGLITCVTTHADSGEVLMLGYMNEDALTRTIESGEAHYWSRSRQQLWHKGGTSGHIQTVVEIRIDDDQDAVWLRVRLRGRQASCHVGYRSCFYRTINWNKAQSAPTLSFIETGKVFDPSEIYGDAPNPTIL
- a CDS encoding CobW family GTP-binding protein, which produces MNKVPVTVLTGYLGAGKTTLLNRILSEQHGKRYAVIVNEFGEIGIDNDLVVGADEEVFEMNNGCICCTVRGDLIRIISGLMKRLKGFDAIILETTGIADPAPVAQTFFVDDEVRAKTSLDAVVTVVDAKNLPARLADSSEAAEQIAFADVILLNKVDLVSEEERKALESRILGMNPYARIIPSNYCDVPLDQILNLGSFDLERIVALEPGFLTEDHDHEHDDTIKSISLKSNVPLDSDRFESWIMEVLRTQGVDILRCKGILDLVGMDQRYVFQSVHMLADGTATQPWRADEKRESRLVFIGRDLDETALTAGFSACKAGTVHG
- a CDS encoding WD40 repeat domain-containing protein; translation: MAKAPSLIERLGRVWQLSDHVVACRFERSGALAFALGDGSLTIIPHADGEPLTVQAHAGGCLSLAAAPGGGFISGGDDGRFLAISVAGEVTELANYPGRWLDNVSSHPAGVIACSEGKRLHLTRIGKPTISFEYPSTVGGFCFSPDGKRVAVAHYGGVSIRAVNDQHSGVLALKWAGSHLDVTWSPDSRFILSAMQENCIRGWRLKDKQDFHMSGYASKVKSWAWVAGGRYLATSGADVIPCWPFSGRKGPLGKAPVSLGYAESGRVTAVAAAPDYPLVAAGYDDGLVLVTQLADGDDNEQAAVIKPAGGGGVTDIAWALDGKYLAVATEQGFAGILPTAA
- a CDS encoding CobW family GTP-binding protein, encoding MKITKAVPTNIITGFLGVGKTTAILHLLANKPANERWAVLVNEFGEIGIDGGLMAGGQGAQTGVFIREVPGGCMCCVSGLPMQMALNRLLMATNPDRLLIEPTGLGHPQEVIESLNQPHYATVIDLRATLTLVDPRRIRDSRYTQNATFTQQIAVADVLVANKSDQCTDDDFSSLNAYLVEKASHEKPLYRVSFGEIPFAALLVPSAHTTPKPDPSRRFTMPALSQNAFGQPESTERSDHKPLPEGDYIKIKKHADGFTSVGWRFHASILFDRGRLFELFSGLTLQRVKAIFITPDGVFGYNFSDQALTEVELDEAQESCIEGIDNDVTVFEGFEAGLLACKARVS
- a CDS encoding peptidoglycan DD-metalloendopeptidase family protein gives rise to the protein MLFRHFFTLTHKILLSLAIIFVVVAIFASPKHSGAVSIQLDNPRSLNAQPNGHLALVPEPAPLPSPPTNETETQGYEIKKGDTLSDIFELKGIPASVLHQVLEADVEYLSLETLKPGKRVTFKYDRNRALKALTLRIDAARTITFARQDDGAFVARKQQSETHWQSAITRGAVNGSFYASAVKSGLSKAEVAEVAQLLKSKIDFRRDLRSGDTFTVITGREMTHDTPTGRQRIEAVSLLRGPKAYNAFLFDDGNYYNATGESVLLAFLRWPTEKRFRISSPFSPDRLHPITGRRSPHNGVDLAAPFGTSIVSTGDGVVSRVGNHPFAGRYIDINHSGTFETRYLHLSKVLVKRGQRIKRGQKIALTGNSGRSTGPHLHFEFHVDGQPVNPLTADIPTAAKVPDIELASFKAQVSKQMVSMQSRISSDLVLAIRSPQSTRTTEKDEERQDIN
- a CDS encoding metal ABC transporter permease, translating into MFDDFMFRASLAGLGVAIAAAPLGCFIVWRRMAFFGDATAHAAILGVALSLTLSMPIFAGVLVVSLLMALAVTTLSERGYAMDTLLGVLSHSSLAFGLVAVSFLSGIRIDLMAYLFGDILSVGALDLGVIWGGAALVLTLVCWRWSALLISTVNPELACASGISPKRENMILTLSLAVVVAVAIKVVGVLLIAAMLIIPAATARPFSRTPETMAIIAAIIGCGASLAGLQVSYVMDTPTGPTIVCIVAILFGVSSAFRYFIRPQKTHA
- a CDS encoding metal ABC transporter ATP-binding protein gives rise to the protein MRVLATKNLSVSFGGNSVLKDINIHIERGEIVTIVGPNGSGKSTLLRAIIGAQPLTSGQVEMISKQIIGYVPQRLNIDETLPMTVYRFLSLPKRQQRDDMEAALQQAGLSGLGKQQLSTLSGGQFQRVLLARALIEKPDLLLLDEATQGLDHSGSADFYRQIERVRQELGCAILMVSHELHTVMRTSDRVICLNGSICCEGAPEVVKVAPEYRLLFGLDDAEMFASYHHHDHAAPRHEEAL
- a CDS encoding zinc ABC transporter substrate-binding protein, whose product is MRKRQKLMATAFIATLPFSANAVPNVATDVTPIHSLVSQVMAGVGKPDLLVQSGASPHNYSLSPSEAQALQEADLVFWVGEGLTPWLERSLDNLSPDSRKVELLEVVGTTTYAFREGATFDAHDDSDHDKEKEDGHDAHDDLHHDEKTEDDHNEGDHHEHSGTDPHAWLDPANGKVWLDVIAAALAEKDPENAAQYLENAATGKADIDAAVSRIEITIAQLKNKQFIVFHDAYQYFEKRFGIPAAGAISIGDASKPSPARIAEIRKVVTDLNVSCVFTEPQYNPGIVKAVFGGTGVNTSGVIDPLGSGLVTGANLYPDLLIEIADGLQSCLGEK